Part of the Wolbachia endosymbiont (group B) of Eucosma cana genome, GAGTTTTTGAAAAAGCCAAAGTAAACTTTAATAATTTTGAAAAAGATCCTTATTTTATTGCTGCAAAAGAGTTGGATACGTTGTTGTTCAAAAAACATCCTTACTCAAGAAATCCATATGGAATTCTAGACACTATAATGAGCATTACTAGAGACGATGTTTTAACATACATAAAGCGTAGTTTTACTAAGGATAATATCGTTATTAGTGTTGTTGGTTGTGCAACAAAAGAAGAAGTTAGTACGCTGCTTGATAAATATTTATCTAAGTTACCATCAAAAAGATCGAAAGTTAGGAAGATATCTGTAAAAAATGAATTTGGGCCTGCAGAAAGTAAGAGCGTTTTTATGGATATACCACAGAGTGTAATACTTTTTGCTCAAAAAGGCATAGCATATGAAGACCCTAATTACTATAATGCTAGTGTTTTGATTAATGCGCTTGGTGGTATGGGGCTGAATTCAATATTAATGAAGGAATTGAGACAAAATCTAGGTATTACTTATGGTATTAGTGCAAGTAATATTACAAATAAACATGGGAATGTTATATCTGGATTTATAAGTACTGACAGTTCCACTGCTGATAAAGCTATATTAGCATTAAAAGATACCTTTAGCAGAATAAAAAATGAAGGAATGGACGAGCAATTGTTCAAGGATACAAAAATCAGTTTAGTAAATAACTTTACCTTCTCTTTTCTATCCAATAATGTAAGTATAGCAATGCTATTGGATAATATGCAGATAAATGATCGTGATGTTAACAATATAAATAATTATACGAATATCATTAATGATGTTCAATTGGAGGAAGTAAATAAGCTGGCAAATTCTTTGCTTGATCCCGAAAATTTATTTTTTGTTAAGGTTGGAAGAAAGTAAATCATTACTACAGCATAGTTGAAATTTTAACCATATTTCTTTATAATTTAGATATATGATTGACTTTTATGTTCAGGTGAAAAACGATACTGCAAGAGAAAGCAAAAAAACTCCAATTGCTTTGTTAAATCCTTTAATAACGATATTTTCTGTTATCAACACAGGTGTGTTGATAATCATCAAGTTGATACATATTACAAGTCAACAGATAGGTATGGCGGGCATAATGCTTGGTAATATTGGCACAGGTGTTTTTTTTAGCTCAGTATCCCTAATTTCAAGCATGTACTCTTTTTTTGACTATTTTAGAGAAAAAAGCTTATATAAAAAATGTAATTACAAGAGAACATTAGAACAAAAAAGAAGGGATAAATATAGAATTCAAGGTATTTGTTGGGATATTCTGTGCGATATATTATTTTTAACAGGCGCTGCAGTTTCTATTGCTTTATTTAGTAGTCCTATAGTTCTTTTTGTTACTGCACCTCTTGTTACATTGGGCTGTATAGTAATGACTGGTAACATAACTAACTCTATTTATCATCAAGTTAAAAACTTTAAAATTCATCTTTCACAATTTTCAAAAGAGGAGCAGAAAGAGCTGTATATAGAGATGAAAAAAGAAATAAATTTATCACGCCTTCATAGAATTATAGCAAAAGTACTACCTGATGTATTAGTATTAGCAAAATTGCACGCTAATCATGAGAATAAAGAAAGGCGAAAAGAGGTTCAGCATTTAAAAGAAATGCTGAAAGAAGGCAATCGAAAACCAATCGACGATGATACATCTGATAAGGTTATTGAAATGAAAAAAGAAAAACATATCGAGCAAAAAAGCTCCAACCCTAAAGTTCCAACACACCTTTCTCTGGATCAAGATGTAACAAAAAGAAAAAGCAGTACCACACGATCTCTCTAATTTAATATCACTTAGCGTTACTTTCTGCTATTGATCTTACTGCTTTTACATAACACTTATGCTCTTCAGCTAGAATGCGCTCTGAGAGACTGTGAACATCATCATTTGGTAACACTGGAACAGTAGCTTGAGCGATTATGGCTCCAGCATCAATTTCATGAGTAACATAATGCACAGTACATCCTGTAATTTTTACACCCGCTTTCAGAGCTTGCTCCTGAGCATTTAGGCCCTTAAATGACGGAAGTAAAGAGGGATGAATATTTATAACTTTGTTATGCCATTTATTCAGGAAATTGGCCTTTAGAATTCTCATAAACCCTGCAAGGCAAATTAAATCAACCTTATGTTGAACAAGTATTTCATGAATTTTATCAGTATTAAGTGGCTTATCTTCAACAACAAACGCTGAAACTCCTGCTTGCTTTGCTATTTTAAGGCCTCCAGCTTCACTATTATTTGTGATAACACACACAGTTTTAGCAGGGAAATTCTGATCTTGACATGCTTCTATTAAAGCTTGCATGTTTGATCCTCTACCTGAAATTAGTATTCCGAGTTTTATCTTTTTCATTTTAGTACAGCTGTAAGAATGGACATTAATAAAATAGCTCAAAAAGAAAGTTTATTTTAGAATAAATACTATTGTGCAGCAATATTTTACACTGCTGGATAACATGGAATTAAAGAAATCATTCAGTTTGAAGTAATTTTAACATTTAATTTTAGGAATATTATACAATTTATGGTAAATAAATGCATATT contains:
- a CDS encoding M16 family metallopeptidase; this translates as MKISKYVFLFFFCLGFNLQASGHLNVEEVTTNKGLKFLFVENHDLPKVSLNISFKDAGCVYENIKKQGLAWFTSLVIQEGAGKNDAKDFVKKLEDKGISLNFIAGLEAFRISLNTLSENLEDAISLLSDAIMRPKVDPEGLNRVFEKAKVNFNNFEKDPYFIAAKELDTLLFKKHPYSRNPYGILDTIMSITRDDVLTYIKRSFTKDNIVISVVGCATKEEVSTLLDKYLSKLPSKRSKVRKISVKNEFGPAESKSVFMDIPQSVILFAQKGIAYEDPNYYNASVLINALGGMGLNSILMKELRQNLGITYGISASNITNKHGNVISGFISTDSSTADKAILALKDTFSRIKNEGMDEQLFKDTKISLVNNFTFSFLSNNVSIAMLLDNMQINDRDVNNINNYTNIINDVQLEEVNKLANSLLDPENLFFVKVGRK
- the purN gene encoding phosphoribosylglycinamide formyltransferase; translation: MKKIKLGILISGRGSNMQALIEACQDQNFPAKTVCVITNNSEAGGLKIAKQAGVSAFVVEDKPLNTDKIHEILVQHKVDLICLAGFMRILKANFLNKWHNKVINIHPSLLPSFKGLNAQEQALKAGVKITGCTVHYVTHEIDAGAIIAQATVPVLPNDDVHSLSERILAEEHKCYVKAVRSIAESNAK